A window from Triticum aestivum cultivar Chinese Spring chromosome 6D, IWGSC CS RefSeq v2.1, whole genome shotgun sequence encodes these proteins:
- the LOC123144838 gene encoding uncharacterized protein, whose translation MLDLNELPPDLNELPHDMDQQQHNMPQGNWTENGRSVYYTQTSHGPNPMGHDNVAGQSSTRAAPVVVSLQSESHTLDDTGTAANVPGPTRTELRAGAVDGVVQGEEGEDEAGSQPMEPYVGMRFDSLQIAKDHYNSYALRMGFSVKMNTSRRTGNVLVKQQFCCNKYKKPKADDGGAEAPPVLDPIPDPKPVDTDEEMEDEPLIFAEDEADPNKKRRNENARQ comes from the coding sequence atgcTTGATCTCAATGAGTTGCCTCCTGATCTCAATGAGCTTCCTCATGATATGGATCAACAACAACACAACATGCCACAAGGAAATTGGACAGAAAATGGGCGCTCTGTTTACTACACGCAGACAAGTCATGGGCCTAACCCTATGGGCCATGACAATGTGGCAGGGCAGTCATCAACCCGTGCTGCCCCTGTAGTGGTGTCTTTGCAGTCAGAGAGCCATACTCTTGATGACACGGGCACCGCAGCAAATGTTCCTGGTCCAACCAGGACTGAGCTCAGAGCTGGTGCTGTTGACGGTGTTgtgcaaggagaagaaggagaagatgagGCTGGTTCTCAGCCAATGGAACCCTATGTCGGCATGAGGTTTGACAgccttcaaattgctaaggatcaCTACAATAGCTACGCCCTGCGGATGGGTTTCTCTGTCAAAATGAACACCTCTAGGCGGACAGGCAATGTATTGGTAAAACAACAGTTTTGCtgcaacaagtacaagaagccaaaagctgatgatggaggagctgaggctcctcctgtCCTGGACCCTATACCAGATCCAAAACCTGTTGACActgatgaggaaatggaagatgaaCCTCTAATCTTTGCTGAAGATGAGGCTGATCCTAATaagaaaagaagaaacgaaaaCGCGAGACAATAA